A DNA window from Kitasatospora atroaurantiaca contains the following coding sequences:
- a CDS encoding leucyl/phenylalanyl-tRNA--protein transferase, whose protein sequence is MIRRHRNWASLDLSRAPADGPVAFCGDLGPENLLAGYRAGVYPFPAAEPPLRDLNEALFEELVADGQVAIVGDDNRDPYSVAWWSPDPRPVIPVDAGRLGHSLAKHLRNRLSWSTSLNRAFGRVVEECRAGREPRWLTAELVDSLNRLNEHGWALSAEVWEDGELIGGVFGVRTGPVLSLDSMFHRRSDAAKVAIADLAARFRQVGGRLLDAQWDSPQTRLLGATPVPRARYLALLQASPDLPPPADLTLPARRLAAAGTG, encoded by the coding sequence GTGATCCGTAGACACCGGAACTGGGCGTCACTCGACCTCTCACGGGCGCCGGCGGACGGTCCGGTCGCGTTCTGCGGCGACCTCGGGCCGGAGAACCTGCTCGCGGGGTACCGGGCCGGGGTGTACCCGTTCCCGGCCGCCGAGCCTCCGCTGCGGGACCTCAACGAGGCGCTCTTCGAGGAGCTGGTCGCGGACGGGCAGGTCGCCATCGTCGGCGACGACAACCGCGACCCCTACTCGGTGGCCTGGTGGTCACCGGACCCGAGACCGGTGATCCCCGTGGACGCCGGCCGCCTCGGGCACAGTCTCGCCAAGCACCTGCGCAACCGGCTCTCCTGGTCGACCAGCCTCAACCGGGCCTTCGGCCGCGTCGTCGAGGAGTGCCGGGCCGGCCGTGAACCACGCTGGCTCACGGCCGAGTTGGTCGACAGCCTGAACCGACTGAACGAGCACGGCTGGGCGCTCAGCGCCGAGGTATGGGAGGACGGCGAGCTGATCGGCGGCGTCTTCGGCGTCCGGACCGGCCCGGTCCTGAGCCTGGACTCCATGTTCCACCGGCGCTCCGACGCGGCCAAGGTGGCGATCGCCGATCTTGCCGCCCGCTTCCGCCAGGTCGGCGGCCGGCTGCTGGACGCCCAGTGGGACAGCCCGCAGACGCGTCTCCTCGGTGCCACCCCGGTGCCCCGCGCCCGGTACCTCGCCCTCCTGCAGGCCTCCCCCGACCTGCCGCCCCCCGCCGACCTCACCCTCCCTGCCCGCCGCCTGGCAGCGGCCGGCACAGGCTGA